In the genome of Cheilinus undulatus linkage group 6, ASM1832078v1, whole genome shotgun sequence, one region contains:
- the LOC121511424 gene encoding monocarboxylate transporter 12-B-like yields MAVSKEKLEGARRVSKVATPPEGGWGWMIVAGCFLATICIRAVTRCVSMFFVEFQLHFEKDYSTTAWIHSLVDSTTMLCAPLGSFLGNRLSCRATVILGGLLSSTGLVLSSFASSVEHLYITMGILTGLGFALSYTPAVAMVGSYFSERKALAYGLALSGNGIGTFILAPAVQLLIECYSWRGALLVLGGFVSNLCVCGALMRPLASRQGERILEKNMENLEKDCKTTMQDSKNTKQETTLKEISPLNSKIANCNTIVDLKSVKYMNLKNKAADFNAKKEESGLREAKLLDPHVFDDTNSHSTEALLNTKTSSRGRFLCLRSTEEFGFLLLPDFLFLSVSLLFLAYGCSTPMVYLVPYALSVGVGPQQAALLMSLFGVSGIVGNITFGWITDRKCLKRYRVLTYMVAVGMEGLCCMCLPLLNSFSLLLMFSILYGYFDGAYVTLIPVVTSDVVGSTYLTCALGVVYFLHAAPYLVSPPIGGWFVDMTGNYAATFFISGASFMFSSVILAAAVLVKHCQRVKSNSDQT; encoded by the exons ATGTGTTTCCATGTTCTTTGTGGAGTTCCAGCTGCACTTTGAGAAAGATTATTCAACAACAGCCTGGATCCACAGCCTGGTCGACTCCACCACCATGCTCTGTG CTCCTTTGGGTAGTTTCCTTGGCAACCGTCTCTCCTGCAGAGCTACAGTGATCCTTGGAGGTCTGCTGTCCTCTACTGGTCTGGTTCTCAGCTCCTTTGCCTCCAGTGTGGAGCATCTGTACATCACCATGGGTATCCTCACAG GTCTTGGCTTTGCTCTCAGCTACACACCAGCAGTAGCAATGGTTGGGAGTTATTTCAGTGAGAGGAAAGCTCTGGCCTATGGACTCGCCCTGTCTG GTAATGGCATCGGGACTTTCATCCTGGCACCTGCAGTCCAGCTGCTTATTGAGTGTTATTCCTGGAGGGGAGCTCTGCTTGTTTTGGGAGGATTTGTTTCAAacctgtgtgtctgtggagcTCTCATGAGGCCATTGGCATCAAGACAAGGTGAAAG GATATTGGAGAAGAACATGGAAAACCTGGAGAAGGACTGCAAAACAACAATGCAGGATTCCAAAAACACGAAACAAGAGACAACACTAAAAGAGATCAGTCCCCTAAATTCTAAAATAGCAAATTGCAACACTATTGTGGACTTAAAATCAGTGAAATATATGAACTTAAAGAACAAAGCAGCTGACTTCAATGCTAAAAAAGAAGAATCAGGACTTAGAGAAGCCAAACTACTGGATCCCCATGTGTTTGATGACACCAATAGCCATTCCACTGAGGCTTTACTGAACACAAAAACTTCATCCAGAGGCCGTTTTCTCTGCCTGAGGTCCACAGAGGAGTTTGGGTTTCTGCTGTTACCtgactttctgtttttgtcagtttctctCTTGTTTCTGGCTTATGGCTGCAGCACTCCAATGGTTTACCTGGTCCCTTATGCCCTCAGTGTGGGGGTGGGACCTCAGCAGGCTGCCCTCCTCATGTCTTTATTTGGAGTCAGTGGCATTGTGGGTAACATCACCTTTGGCTGGATCACGGACAGGAA GTGTCTGAAAAGATACCGCGTGTTGACCTACATGGTAGCAGTTGGCATGGAGGGTCTCTGCTGTATGTGCCTCCCCCTCCTCAACTCCTTCTCCCTCCTGCTCATGTTTTCTATACTCTATGGATACTTTGATGGGGCATATGTCACTCTCATCCCAGTGGTTACCTCTGATGTGGTGGGCTCCACCTACCTGACCTGTGCTCTCGGTGTGGTCTACTTCCTGCATGCTGCTCCCTACCTAGTCAGCCCACCAATAGGAG GTTGGTTTGTAGACATGACAGGAAACTACGCTGCCACCTTCTTCATCAGTGGGGCTTCCTTCATGTTCAGCTCTGTGATATTAGCAGCTGCCGTGTTAGTCAAACACTGTCAAAGGGTCAAATCAAACTCAGATCAAACTTGA